The DNA segment GCTGGGCTGAGCGCGGGGCGGGTGGCCGTGTGGCGCGGCCGCCCCTGCCCTCCGGCGCGGATTCCGGGCAACGGATGGCTTTCCGGAGCGCTCTGGGTACTATGTCCCGACGCGGTGGGAGTCCCCTCCTCCGCGCCCGCGGGTCCCTGACCCGCCCCTCAGCTCCACACCCCAGCCACACCAGCCCCAGCCCACAGACGAACGGGAGACGGATGCGCACGACGCGCCCTTCGACGGACCACTCCGCCGCGGACGAGTCGGCGCGCACGCCGCGACCCCACGTCCGGCACGGACGGCAGAAGCGCCACAGCCTGCCGCGGACCCTCGTCAAGGCCGCTGCGACCGTCTCGGGTGTGGGCCTCGTCGCCTCGATCTCGATCGTCGCGATCGCCGCGACCCTGCTCGTGCAGTCCGCCCAGCCGTCGGTCAGCCTGCACCCGGTCGCCGCCGGCTCCGAGGTCGCGGCCGGCTCGGTCCCCGAGATCGGCGCTCTCGAGGGCGGCTTCAACGTCCTCGTCGTGGGCAGCGATTCGCGCCAGGGTCAGGGCGACGCCTACGGCGATCCGGACGAGGAGACCAGCGTCCTCAACGACGTGAACATGCTGATGCACGTGTCGGCCGACCACAGCAACGCGACCGTCGTCAGCTTCCCCCGCGACATGTACGTCGACATCCCGTCCTGCGTGAACGCGGTGACGGGGGAGACCATCCCCGCCCGCTACGACACCAAGATCAACGAGGCGATGGGCAAGGACGTCAGCCTCGGCTGCGTCGCCGGCGTCGCCGAGGAGCTGCTCGGCGTCCGGGTCGACTACGGCGCGGTGGTGCAGTTCAACGGCGTCATCGAGATGTCGAACGCGATCGGCGGAGTCGACGTCTGCGTCGCGACCGAGATCGCCGACCCGTACACCAACACCTATCTCGAGCCGGGCGTGCACTCGCTCGAGGGCATGGCCGCGCTGCAGTTCCTGCGCAGCCGGCACGGCATCGGCGACGGCAGCGACCTGACCCGGATCAGCAACCAGCAGGTCTTCCTGTCCTCGCTGGTCCGCCAGGTCAAGAGCGCCGACACGCTGCTCAACCCGGTCGCGCTCTACGGACTCGCCAAGGCCGCCCTGGGCAACATGACGCTCTCGACCGAGCTCAACAACGTGAACACCCTCGTGCAGATGGGCCTCGCGCTCAAGGACGTCGACATCGCGAACGTCGTGTTCGCGCAGTATCCGACCGGCGCGACCTCCGGCGGCGTCGTCCCCGACCGCACGGCCGGCGACGTGCTCGCCACCGCCCTGCAGACCGACCAGCCGATCGCCCTCACCGGCGGCACCGGTGCCGGCGCGACGACCACCGGCGAACCCGCGACCCCCGCGGCGACCGAGGCCCCCGCCGCCGGCCCCGCCACGACCGACCCGCTCGCGACCGCTGAGGCGACTCCCGGCGCCACCGCCGCTCCCGGCACGCCCGCGGCCGGCGCACCGGTCGAGCTCCCCGAGGCCATCACCGGCCAGCCCGCCGATCAGCAGACCTGCTCGGTCGGGTTCTTCGGCTGACGCCGGAGGCGGATCCGATGACCGACCCCGTCGTCTCGCGCCGGACAGCGGCCCGTCACGGGCGGCTGCGACCGCGCAGCGGTCTCCGGTTCGCCGGGCGGATCCTCGCGGCCTGCGTCGGCGTCGGCGTGCTCAGCACGATCTCGATCGTGGTGATCGCCCTCTCGATGATCGCGGGCAGCGCGCGGCCCTCCGTCGACCTCGGCATCGGCTCGACCGACGCCGGCTCTGCGATCCCGGAGATCGGCGCGATCGAGGGCGGCGTCAACATCCTGCTCGCCGGCAGCGACAGCGCCGAGGGCTCCGCGGCGGGCGCG comes from the Rathayibacter festucae DSM 15932 genome and includes:
- a CDS encoding LCP family protein, coding for MRTTRPSTDHSAADESARTPRPHVRHGRQKRHSLPRTLVKAAATVSGVGLVASISIVAIAATLLVQSAQPSVSLHPVAAGSEVAAGSVPEIGALEGGFNVLVVGSDSRQGQGDAYGDPDEETSVLNDVNMLMHVSADHSNATVVSFPRDMYVDIPSCVNAVTGETIPARYDTKINEAMGKDVSLGCVAGVAEELLGVRVDYGAVVQFNGVIEMSNAIGGVDVCVATEIADPYTNTYLEPGVHSLEGMAALQFLRSRHGIGDGSDLTRISNQQVFLSSLVRQVKSADTLLNPVALYGLAKAALGNMTLSTELNNVNTLVQMGLALKDVDIANVVFAQYPTGATSGGVVPDRTAGDVLATALQTDQPIALTGGTGAGATTTGEPATPAATEAPAAGPATTDPLATAEATPGATAAPGTPAAGAPVELPEAITGQPADQQTCSVGFFG